CTGTATTCTTTAAGCAGAATGTTCTTTCTCTGTTTTGAACTTTTTTTACTGTCGTTTTCACGGTATCTAAAGTAAACAATGCTTTCTGCTGCGTCTTCGTCTGAAAAATGCATAGAAATATTATGTTTCAGTTTTCCCTCGCCGATATAGACAATTTCCTTTTTATCATTGGCAAACTGGAATACTCCATAGGAATTTGGTAACTGTTTTACATTTTCTTCATTGAAATCCATCCATCGTTTTGCTGCTGGCATTTTTGACCTCCTTTTATGCTCTAGTATTCACATTTATTTTATTAATATATATTTTATTGATATATAAGCAATTAGGTTTTTGATTCACTAAATTGTGCCTCAATTATAGTATCTTTAATTGCAAACCAGTAGATTGAGAGTTCTTTTTCTATCTCTTTATAATTATTAAATTTTTCCATTATT
This Methanobacterium bryantii DNA region includes the following protein-coding sequences:
- a CDS encoding DUF7508 domain-containing protein, whose protein sequence is MPAAKRWMDFNEENVKQLPNSYGVFQFANDKKEIVYIGEGKLKHNISMHFSDEDAAESIVYFRYRENDSKKSSKQRKNILLKEYREKNGKMPEFN